In Daphnia magna isolate NIES linkage group LG7, ASM2063170v1.1, whole genome shotgun sequence, a single genomic region encodes these proteins:
- the LOC116926134 gene encoding prostaglandin reductase 1: protein MIDIPKKGKKFILARHFEGSPTHDNFKLVEFDIPDLQEGEILVEALFLSVDPYMRPYSARLLQEGTSTMIGSQVAKVIATKNGEYPLGTRLVGYWGWSTHSVVNPNNVATGMIGSFTHFPDIGNLSPSLGLGAIGMPGNTAYFGFLEICQPKEGDVVVVTGAAGAVGSLVGQIAKIKGCHVIGFAGSDDKVKWLVDEVGFDKAYNYKTADWDKCLKEAAPNGVDCYFDNVGGLLSTTIRNNMKDFGRISVCGSISTYNDKTPTMAPACEAAFVFKQLKMEGFLVGRWKSRWMEGLSQMTKWIQEGKIKVKETYTEGFEQMPQAFIDMLNGVNVGKAIIKV, encoded by the exons ATGATAGATAtaccaaaaaaaggaaaaaaatttattcttgCACGCCATTTTGAAGGCTCTCCAACTCATGACAACTTCAAGCTTGTGGAGTTTGACATCCCAGATCTCCAAGAAGGGG AAATTTTGGTTGAAGCCCTTTTCTTGAGTGTTGATCCTTATATGAGGCCATATAGTGCTAGACTTTTACAAGAGGGCACTTCTACTATGATTGGCAGTCAGGTGGCAAA GGTTATTGCAACCAAGAATGGGGAATATCCTTTGGGAACCAGATTGGTTGGATATTGGGGATG GTCCACTCATAGTGTAGTGAATCCAAATAATGTTGCAACTGGCATGATTGGATCTTTCACACACTTTCCAGATATAGGAAATCTATCTCCATCTTTAGGCCTTGGTGCCATTGGAATGCCTGG GAACACTGCATATTTTGGATTTCTAGAAATTTGTCAACCAAAAGAAGGAGATGTTGTTGTAGTCACTGGAGCAGCTGGAGCTGTTGGAAGTTTAGTTGGACAAATTGCCAAGATTAAAG GTTGCCATGTAATTGGATTTGCTGGAAGCGATGATAAAGTAAAATGGCTCGTCGATGAAGTGGGTTTTGACAAGGCGTACAACTATAAAACAGCGGATTGGGATAAATGCTTAAAAGAAGCTGCACCAAATGGGGTTGACTGTTACTTTGATAAT GTCGGAGGTCTGTTGTCAACAACAATTCGTAATAATATGAAGGATTTTGGACGTATTTCTGTCTGTGGATCTATTTCAACTTATAACGACAAAACTCCAACCATGGCTCCTGCTTGTGAAGccgcttttgtttttaagcAGTTGAAAATGGAAGGATTTCTTGTGGGACGCTGGAAATCGCGTTGGATGGAGGGTTTGTCTCAAATGACAAAATGGATTCAAGAG GGTAAAATCAAAGTAAAAGAAACCTACACCGAGGGTTTCGAACAAATGCCCCAGGCCTTCATTGATATGCTTAATGGCGttaatgttggaaaagcaatcattaaggtttaa
- the LOC116926135 gene encoding autophagy-related protein 101: MNARTQVFEMALEGRQVEEAVSSLFHTLLFHRTLGKFHYKQEGNYCVGTVGYEDADCDFVDLTYVRCSSGDIKKIVHKEATAFSECLRSQERETQGQARSGHISLTFYQIKKARWPFPSESIPWEVWNLRMEIMTLASEIERQLYREKVGELLAEKILYIAESMNRPSYVPKMPNQPELDLIFDTSFADIQPYLFKISYGTSPPSTSMGTTVRRLLKDTLSI; this comes from the exons ATGAATGCTAGGACACAGGTTTTTGAAATG GCACTTGAAGGAAGGCAAGTGGAAGAAGCTGTTTCAAGTTTGTTTCACACATTGCTATTCCATAGAACTTTGGGAAAGTTTCACTACAAGCAGGAAGGAAATTATTGTGTAGGAACAGTTGGATATGAAGATGCTGACTGTGACTTTGTTGACCTAACATAT GTGCGATGTAGTTCTGgtgacattaaaaaaattgttcataAAGAAGCTACGGCATTTAGCGAATGTCTACGATCACAGGAACGAGAAACCCAAGGCCAGGCAAGATCTGGCCATATATCGTTGACTTTCTACCAGATAAAAAAGGCCAGGTGGCCATTCCCATCAGAAAGTATTCCTTGGGAAGTGTGGAACCTAAGAATGGAAATAATGACACTTGCTAGTGAAATTG AACGGCAGCTATACAGGGAAAAGGTTGGAGAATTGTTGGCTGAAAAGATCCTGTACATAGCTGAATCGATGAATCGTCCGTCTTATGTGCCCAAGATGCCCAACCAACCCGAGCTGGATCTCATCTTTGACACCAGTTTTGCTGATATCCAACCATATTTGTTCAAG ATTTCGTACGGAACATCGCCACCGTCAACATCGATGGGTACCACCGTGCGTCGACTACTCAAGGACACCCTCTCTATTTAG
- the LOC116926133 gene encoding uncharacterized protein LOC116926133 produces MEKASKAFRRSSVRIRSAGSGHTDLQLVISEIKEMRAAARWFQSSQTSALGDLLKWSLRGENRAIQETAAQLVELNMIWSDAQKSFTDNLKDYKQQFELMLEGENQVDNCKQKLSLAEAKEAKLRKEYKKAFKREQPSEILDVETQLKQATHASELAQEEMTECSKENEAVKLIRMKQSLIKISESYLELAHKCIHIFEAQREVALALPDVQDANVENIKYTGAVSGRQAVLKAKEKVERYRRNSVSSEAISQPPPYNPHYSQANNVHRRSNTCPEFMHPQPNRSWGWNVSEPMSEDSPPNRAVNVYSPPALNDRYH; encoded by the exons atggaaaaggcCAGCAAAGCGTTTCGTAG AAGCAGTGTAAGGATCAGATCAGCTGGAAGTGGGCACACTGACCTCCAACTTGTTATAtcagaaattaaagaaatgagGGCTGCTGCTAGATGGTTCCAAAGCTCTCAAACTTCTGCACTTGGAGACCTTCTTAAATGGTCTCTTCGCGGTGAGAATAGAGCTATACAGGAAACAGCAGCTCAACTTGTTGAACTTAACATGATCTGGAGTGATGCTCAGAAAAGCTTTACAG ACAATCTGAAAGACTACAAGCAGCAATTTGAGCTAATGCTTGAAGGAGAAAACCAAGTGGATAACTGCAAGCAAAAACTTTCTTTGGCTGAAGCCAAAGAAGCTAAACTGAGGAAAGAGTATAAAAAAGCTTTTAAAAGGGAACAGCCTTCTGAAATTCTAGATGTTGAAACACAGCTAAAACAAGCAACGCATGCCAGTGAATTGGCCCAGGAAGAAA TGACAGAGTGTTCCAAGGAAAATGAAGCTGTGAAGCTCATCAGAATGAAACAAAGCTTGATCAAAATATCTGAATCCTATCTAGAGCTTGCACAcaaatgtattcacatttttgAAGCACAAAGAGAAGTTGCTTTAGCATTGCCTGATGTTCAAGATGCCAATGTagaaaatatcaaatatacAG GTGCTGTATCCGGACGACAAGCTGTGCTCAAAGCTAAAGAAAAAGTCGAGCGTTATAGAAGAAATTCTGTGTCTTCTGAAGCTATTAGCCAACCACCGCCTTATAATCCACATTACTCGCAAGCCAACAATGTGCATAGGCGAAGTAATACTTGTCCAGAATTTATGCATCCCCAGCCAAACAGGTCGTGGGGATGGAACGTTTCTGAACCGATGAGTGAAGATTCGCCTCCAAACCGAGCTGTGAATGTATACTCACCGCCCGCCTTAAATGACCGTTACCATTAG